One segment of Rhodopirellula baltica SH 1 DNA contains the following:
- a CDS encoding AAA family ATPase, with product MTPAAEALTVAQNPKSTLPDELQLPWRHLQEVSTRLRQVIRGKDDVIEAVLIALLAEGSVLLEDVPGVGKTTLAKSVSRLIDLEYQRIQCTPDLLPADILGGPIYLQSKGEFEFRPGPVFCNLLVADEVNRASPRTQSALLEAMAESQVTIDGERYDLKHPFMVIATQNPAGFEGTFPLPESQLDRFLFRLSMDYPDTESEIDLLLDQSEAEPVAALQPVMQAEELTLLQTWVRQIRTDRKVAAYVVALATATRQDSRLRVGCSPRGSKMLMRASQARAVLMGRDFVLPDDVQQLGTAVLAHRVSTRHGTATSNESRQIVASIVDQVPVPV from the coding sequence GTGACGCCCGCCGCGGAAGCGTTGACGGTGGCCCAAAATCCCAAGTCCACGTTGCCGGATGAGTTGCAGCTCCCGTGGCGTCATCTGCAAGAGGTGTCCACTCGGCTGCGGCAAGTGATCCGCGGGAAGGACGATGTCATCGAAGCGGTCTTGATCGCCTTGCTCGCCGAAGGGTCCGTGTTGCTCGAAGACGTTCCCGGTGTTGGTAAGACAACGCTGGCGAAATCTGTTTCGCGTTTGATTGATCTGGAATATCAACGCATTCAGTGCACGCCCGATTTGTTGCCCGCAGACATTTTGGGTGGGCCGATCTACTTGCAGTCCAAAGGTGAGTTTGAGTTCCGTCCGGGACCGGTGTTCTGCAATCTGTTGGTTGCCGATGAAGTCAACCGAGCCTCACCACGAACGCAAAGCGCACTGCTGGAGGCGATGGCGGAATCGCAAGTCACGATTGACGGTGAACGTTACGATCTGAAGCATCCGTTCATGGTGATCGCGACTCAAAACCCGGCGGGATTCGAAGGCACGTTTCCGTTGCCCGAGTCACAGCTGGACCGGTTCTTGTTTCGTTTGTCGATGGATTATCCCGACACCGAAAGCGAGATCGATCTGTTGCTGGATCAGTCCGAAGCGGAACCGGTAGCCGCTTTGCAACCCGTGATGCAGGCCGAAGAATTGACTTTGTTGCAAACCTGGGTGCGTCAAATTCGAACCGATCGAAAGGTTGCCGCTTACGTGGTCGCATTGGCCACAGCCACGCGACAAGATTCTCGTTTGCGGGTTGGATGCAGTCCGCGGGGCAGCAAAATGTTGATGCGAGCATCGCAGGCTCGCGCCGTGTTGATGGGCCGAGACTTTGTTTTGCCCGATGATGTTCAACAATTGGGAACGGCGGTGTTGGCTCACCGTGTGAGCACTCGCCACGGAACCGCGACATCGAACGAGAGTCGCCAAATCGTCGCGTCCATTGTGGATCAAGTTCCGGTTCCAGTTTGA
- a CDS encoding DUF971 domain-containing protein: protein MNAPKRNIQDPVEYSPTAIEREGERGIRILWNDGQSSSWTARELRDACPCATCREKRGETGGHEAVTLTDKNSDAANGNKPPQSLGLPVLSAAEARPLTIESMRPVGTYAYNIGFSDGHSSGLFTFERLRRPAE from the coding sequence ATGAATGCTCCCAAACGCAACATTCAAGATCCGGTCGAATATTCTCCCACCGCCATAGAGCGTGAAGGCGAACGCGGGATCCGCATTCTTTGGAACGATGGCCAATCGTCATCCTGGACCGCTCGGGAACTGCGCGACGCTTGCCCATGTGCGACCTGTCGCGAAAAACGGGGCGAAACTGGCGGGCACGAAGCGGTCACGTTGACGGATAAGAATTCAGACGCGGCAAACGGCAACAAACCTCCGCAATCGCTGGGGTTGCCCGTCTTGAGCGCGGCGGAGGCTCGTCCGCTGACCATCGAATCGATGCGTCCGGTGGGAACCTATGCGTACAACATCGGCTTCAGCGACGGACATTCGTCAGGCTTGTTCACGTTTGAACGACTGAGACGTCCTGCCGAGTGA
- a CDS encoding zinc metallopeptidase codes for MGIYFLFVLPPFLLGLYAQWKVKSSFAAMAEVPARMSGAEAARRMLDRAGLQSVGIERIAGQLSDHYDPRSKVLRLSEDVYSGRSMAALGVACHEAGHAFQDAQHYAPLVVRNFAVPAANFGSGIGATLLFVGAIMSFAPLMWIGVILFSAVVFFQVVNLPVEFNASSRAREHLVEYGLITAQEEQYVAKVLNAAALTYVAATLQSIMTLAYYLLILTSGRRSD; via the coding sequence ATGGGTATCTACTTCCTTTTTGTTTTGCCTCCGTTTTTGCTGGGCCTGTATGCGCAGTGGAAGGTGAAATCGTCGTTCGCAGCGATGGCAGAGGTGCCGGCACGAATGTCGGGTGCCGAAGCCGCTCGTCGCATGCTGGACCGTGCCGGCTTGCAATCCGTTGGAATCGAACGGATCGCTGGTCAATTGTCGGACCACTACGACCCGCGATCCAAAGTGCTGCGACTCAGCGAAGACGTTTACTCAGGGCGTTCGATGGCTGCACTCGGTGTGGCTTGCCACGAAGCCGGGCACGCATTCCAGGACGCGCAGCACTACGCTCCGTTGGTCGTCCGCAACTTTGCCGTTCCGGCCGCGAATTTCGGCAGTGGGATCGGTGCGACGCTGCTTTTCGTTGGTGCGATCATGTCGTTCGCACCATTGATGTGGATTGGGGTCATCCTGTTCTCGGCTGTGGTGTTTTTCCAAGTCGTCAATTTGCCGGTGGAATTCAATGCATCCAGTCGTGCTCGAGAGCACTTGGTCGAGTATGGTTTGATCACGGCGCAGGAAGAACAGTATGTCGCAAAGGTTCTGAATGCTGCCGCGTTGACTTACGTTGCCGCGACATTGCAATCGATCATGACGCTGGCATATTACCTCCTGATTCTCACCAGTGGCCGACGTAGTGATTGA
- a CDS encoding PNPOx family protein, whose amino-acid sequence MSTSEPSTADIVSGLMNQCTVGSLATQMADSDASPRPYVSLVTVARVGETSMAMLLSGLAKHTQNLAKCPAVSLLLCEETSPDSDPMAAPRATLMGQIVRLPHEDDMNVRDAFLQKHPNSRMVAGFGDFFFHVMHIEECHVIAGFGRIETLSSSCLRV is encoded by the coding sequence ATGTCGACGTCTGAACCCTCCACCGCCGACATCGTTTCGGGCCTGATGAATCAATGCACCGTCGGTTCGCTGGCAACACAGATGGCGGATTCCGATGCATCGCCACGACCATATGTGTCGCTTGTCACGGTGGCTCGAGTCGGTGAAACTTCGATGGCGATGCTGCTGAGCGGTCTGGCAAAACACACTCAGAACCTGGCGAAGTGCCCCGCCGTGTCGCTCCTACTTTGCGAAGAGACTTCTCCTGATTCCGATCCAATGGCCGCTCCGCGTGCCACATTGATGGGTCAAATTGTTCGCTTGCCGCATGAAGATGATATGAATGTTCGGGACGCCTTCTTGCAGAAGCACCCGAATTCGCGAATGGTGGCGGGGTTCGGGGATTTCTTCTTTCACGTGATGCACATCGAAGAATGCCATGTGATCGCAGGGTTTGGGCGAATTGAAACCCTCTCGTCTTCTTGTCTACGGGTTTGA
- a CDS encoding YjhG/YagF family D-xylonate dehydratase, with protein MADVVIDPSDYFAALDAPETLATKADGPDGKLPLSDEILRSWTSGDLFGLTQSVGMGFDPRRVLGDQYLILSTQGGVRNPDGTPQALGYHTGHWEVGLLGQAAAEQIERDGGVPFAAFVSDPCDGRTQGTHGMFDSLPYRNDAAIVMRRLIRSLPRRKGVIGIATCDKGLPAMMMALAGTGHLANVLVPGGVTLPPTVGEDAGKVQTIGARYSRGEMTLEEASVAGCKACGTPGGGCQFLGTAATSQVIAEALGMTVPHAALAPSGQPIWTRLARDAAATAAAMHASGLSLHEVLTDKAFENAMLMHAAVGGSTNLLLHIPAVAAAAGRRRPTADDFRRINQSVPRFVDCLPNGPVGHPTVRLFLAGGVPEVAWHLREAGLWNSDEKTVTGMTWNELLDKWQNSERREVCRERLRAADGVDPDEVILPPAIAKERGLTSTVCFPSGNLCPEGSVIKATSIDPTVIDADGVYRKRGRARVFSKESDAIAAVKGQTEKPIEAGDVIVLIGRGPIGCGMEETYQITSALKYLSFGKHVALVTDARFSGVSTGACVGHVGPEALAGGPIGRVRDGDTVEIIIDRNTLDGRVDLVATIDGTDPIKALQTRPIAEGLDRDENIPEDTRLWAALQQVGGGSWGGCTYDVDKIIETLNAGQAALAARNSEMSHQQASAR; from the coding sequence GTGGCCGACGTAGTGATTGACCCTTCTGATTACTTTGCTGCTTTGGATGCCCCCGAGACTTTGGCAACCAAAGCGGATGGGCCCGATGGCAAACTTCCGCTTTCCGACGAGATCCTTCGTTCCTGGACCAGCGGTGACCTGTTTGGGCTCACGCAAAGTGTCGGAATGGGATTCGACCCTCGTCGAGTCCTCGGCGATCAGTACTTGATCCTCAGCACTCAGGGCGGAGTGCGCAACCCCGATGGCACACCGCAAGCTCTCGGTTACCACACCGGGCACTGGGAAGTCGGTCTGCTGGGACAAGCCGCCGCCGAGCAAATTGAACGCGACGGCGGAGTTCCATTCGCCGCGTTTGTGAGCGACCCGTGCGATGGTCGCACGCAGGGCACCCACGGCATGTTTGACTCGTTGCCGTACCGGAACGACGCCGCGATTGTCATGCGACGACTGATCCGATCGCTTCCGCGTCGCAAAGGGGTGATCGGCATCGCGACGTGCGACAAAGGGCTGCCCGCCATGATGATGGCTCTCGCCGGCACTGGTCACCTCGCGAATGTTTTGGTTCCCGGCGGAGTGACATTGCCGCCAACGGTCGGCGAAGACGCGGGCAAAGTTCAAACGATCGGGGCTCGCTATAGCCGCGGCGAAATGACTCTGGAAGAAGCATCGGTTGCAGGTTGCAAAGCCTGCGGCACTCCCGGTGGAGGATGCCAGTTTCTCGGTACAGCAGCCACCAGCCAAGTGATCGCGGAAGCCCTCGGGATGACCGTCCCTCATGCGGCACTGGCTCCCAGCGGACAACCGATCTGGACTCGACTAGCTCGTGACGCAGCAGCGACGGCCGCGGCGATGCATGCCTCCGGATTATCACTCCATGAGGTGCTGACTGACAAAGCGTTTGAAAATGCAATGTTGATGCACGCAGCGGTGGGCGGAAGCACCAACCTATTGCTACACATTCCCGCGGTGGCGGCAGCCGCCGGACGACGACGACCAACCGCGGATGACTTCCGACGTATCAATCAATCCGTTCCACGGTTTGTGGATTGTTTGCCCAATGGACCAGTCGGCCATCCAACCGTTCGGCTGTTCTTGGCCGGCGGGGTCCCAGAAGTCGCTTGGCACCTTCGCGAAGCGGGCCTGTGGAACTCGGACGAAAAAACAGTCACCGGAATGACTTGGAATGAATTGCTGGATAAATGGCAGAACTCGGAACGCCGCGAAGTTTGCCGCGAACGATTGCGTGCCGCAGACGGAGTCGATCCAGATGAAGTTATCTTGCCGCCTGCGATCGCCAAGGAACGCGGTCTGACAAGCACGGTTTGCTTCCCATCAGGCAACCTGTGCCCGGAAGGTTCGGTCATCAAGGCCACCTCGATTGACCCAACCGTGATTGATGCGGATGGCGTGTATCGCAAACGCGGACGAGCCCGAGTTTTCTCAAAAGAAAGCGATGCGATTGCGGCGGTGAAGGGGCAAACGGAAAAACCAATCGAAGCCGGGGACGTGATTGTCTTGATCGGCCGTGGCCCGATTGGATGCGGAATGGAAGAGACCTACCAGATCACATCCGCACTGAAGTACTTGTCGTTCGGAAAGCATGTCGCACTCGTCACAGACGCGAGGTTCTCCGGCGTCAGCACGGGTGCATGCGTTGGCCACGTTGGCCCCGAAGCTCTCGCGGGCGGTCCAATCGGTCGAGTGCGTGACGGTGACACGGTCGAGATCATCATCGATCGCAACACTTTGGATGGACGAGTGGACTTGGTTGCCACGATCGACGGCACCGATCCCATCAAAGCTTTGCAAACCCGCCCGATTGCGGAAGGATTGGATCGAGATGAGAACATCCCCGAAGACACGAGATTGTGGGCGGCACTTCAACAAGTCGGTGGTGGCTCGTGGGGTGGATGCACCTATGACGTGGACAAAATCATCGAGACATTGAATGCTGGTCAAGCTGCACTTGCAGCACGAAACTCAGAGATGTCTCACCAGCAGGCCAGTGCCCGATGA
- a CDS encoding alpha/beta hydrolase: MAHLPKSAAPDIEASEPHVRKNEQGGDGIGQRVDGERFGSVANVKKPPVLDTAFIENKLPSGTEYISDVVFKEVDGLELKLDLLLPEKRTDAHLPTAVWIHGGAWTRGNKARDFHRFDQLASRILQEGVALVSIEYRLSDQASFPEPVLDCTDALAFLSRNREKYGLDTDRTIVLGSSAGGHLASLIGTNLTSDHTRFISDPSQPMAKIRGVVDFYGPTDLVMLQSKRGEIDFQNDPSPEARFLGHSPLMRPDLARAASPVTYVSVNSPPFLIFHGDLDSRVPMMQSIYLDSMLRVNGVESRLVEVEGARHGDEKFDETIYNDIAIEFIRSLLQ; encoded by the coding sequence ATGGCGCACCTACCGAAATCTGCTGCGCCAGACATCGAAGCGTCGGAACCGCACGTTCGCAAGAACGAGCAGGGTGGTGATGGCATTGGTCAGCGAGTTGATGGGGAACGATTCGGCAGTGTCGCGAACGTGAAGAAACCTCCCGTGCTCGACACGGCATTCATCGAAAACAAATTACCGAGTGGCACTGAGTACATCAGCGATGTCGTCTTCAAAGAAGTTGACGGGCTGGAGCTGAAGCTTGACTTGTTGTTGCCGGAGAAACGAACCGACGCACACTTGCCGACCGCGGTGTGGATCCACGGCGGCGCGTGGACGCGAGGCAACAAGGCTCGCGACTTCCACCGTTTTGATCAGTTGGCGTCACGAATATTGCAGGAAGGTGTGGCATTGGTGTCGATCGAGTATCGCCTGTCCGATCAAGCCTCGTTTCCCGAGCCTGTTCTCGATTGCACCGACGCACTCGCCTTTTTAAGTCGCAATCGTGAAAAGTATGGTTTGGACACGGATCGCACGATCGTTCTCGGCAGTTCCGCCGGCGGTCACTTGGCATCTTTGATCGGAACCAATCTCACCAGTGATCACACCCGGTTCATCAGCGATCCATCTCAGCCGATGGCCAAAATTCGAGGCGTTGTTGACTTTTACGGACCAACGGACTTGGTCATGTTGCAGTCCAAACGTGGTGAAATCGACTTCCAAAACGATCCCTCACCTGAAGCTCGATTCCTAGGGCATTCACCGTTGATGCGTCCTGATCTCGCCCGAGCCGCCTCGCCGGTCACCTATGTCAGCGTGAACTCACCACCGTTCTTGATCTTTCACGGTGACCTCGATTCACGCGTGCCGATGATGCAGAGCATCTACTTGGATTCCATGTTGAGAGTCAACGGTGTCGAGAGCCGGTTGGTCGAGGTTGAAGGGGCTCGTCATGGCGACGAGAAATTTGATGAAACGATTTACAATGACATCGCCATCGAATTCATTCGATCATTGCTTCAGTGA
- a CDS encoding transglutaminase-like domain-containing protein has translation MTSLMHEEPMEWRDWLSDDRVVLGALTIGLAWFLGGTFVTSPACILVATISLVVVVFVRLRWPEPILSNASWKMRAARGGVLFSAMIGSILIVFAWRFYPALQGTPNVLLVAVDSIGHAAFMLMCVLWMHWPRRGHVMMLVLGMTVVLMSVAGGGLSTTVTAQSALGLTVCIGFVLATRAMNSGLSKEQAAAGPHSYEEAPKRIGGALYRFMALFAMLIAASATTHATIWFLPDVQAGVMAQLNDRLEATSSRGWGGTDRYVTGSRLGNVRESILSDPAALALKGFAETKPGYLRGNVYDSYSNGRWRTSRKWIFQSPPGSGVRRVAEARFLRPDGVATMSLQNTDDHFRQRYSMRIGSVEDEVDPSIELMNWNGVESTDIAGGRFVGTVEIHGEPSKGQKVFLPAATRWIELAGEGVGITPHGLLGYGVDVRWPWVAGVQENPPAEVLGEEDREALLRVESEFQSQLKMLTEGLMDGVKTNAERADRVAQFFKRNYEYSLDPITVPPKVDPLTHFIQSRHPAHCELFASATALMLRTVGVPTRYVTGYVMDELDDAGEAYLARNRDAHAWVEYYDEDASRWLPVESTPGRSYLSMQHQEVSLPGAGGGGSNEQTEDVTRSWFAPILSWWASMRATDTLVTLFRWLQVPLLIFLVTVLWRRNRTKPGDQRSVQLAAERRRMDRRIRRLGWVRRPSETLHTFASRLEFEAIASPAGEELLKAANWYREHAVECYRGVPMTTPLTRQDVSVVQT, from the coding sequence ATGACATCTTTGATGCACGAAGAACCGATGGAGTGGCGTGATTGGTTGTCGGACGATCGCGTTGTGCTGGGTGCGTTGACGATTGGTTTGGCTTGGTTCTTGGGCGGCACATTTGTGACTTCGCCCGCATGTATCTTGGTCGCCACAATCAGCTTGGTTGTTGTGGTCTTTGTCCGCCTTCGTTGGCCGGAACCAATCTTATCGAACGCCAGTTGGAAAATGCGAGCGGCTCGCGGTGGCGTGTTGTTTTCAGCAATGATCGGTTCGATTCTGATCGTCTTTGCATGGCGTTTCTATCCCGCGTTGCAAGGCACGCCCAACGTGTTGTTGGTTGCGGTCGATTCGATTGGCCATGCGGCTTTCATGCTGATGTGCGTGTTGTGGATGCATTGGCCTCGTCGTGGCCACGTCATGATGTTGGTGTTAGGGATGACCGTGGTGTTGATGTCGGTCGCTGGTGGCGGACTCAGTACAACCGTCACGGCACAATCCGCGTTGGGTTTGACCGTGTGCATCGGCTTTGTGTTGGCGACTCGGGCGATGAACAGTGGTTTGTCAAAGGAACAGGCAGCCGCCGGACCACATTCGTATGAGGAAGCCCCCAAGCGAATTGGCGGGGCGCTGTATCGGTTCATGGCATTGTTCGCGATGTTAATCGCCGCGTCCGCAACCACCCATGCCACGATATGGTTCCTGCCGGATGTTCAAGCGGGCGTGATGGCCCAACTAAACGATCGTTTGGAAGCGACTTCGAGTCGAGGTTGGGGCGGAACGGATCGCTATGTCACCGGGTCACGTTTGGGCAACGTTCGCGAGTCGATTCTTAGCGACCCAGCAGCACTCGCTTTAAAAGGTTTCGCCGAGACAAAACCCGGTTACCTTCGCGGGAATGTTTACGATTCCTACAGCAACGGACGTTGGCGAACGTCTCGCAAGTGGATCTTTCAGTCACCTCCCGGCAGTGGTGTCCGGCGTGTTGCGGAAGCTCGCTTTCTGCGTCCCGATGGGGTTGCGACGATGTCGCTTCAAAACACGGATGATCATTTTCGCCAACGTTATTCCATGCGAATTGGATCGGTTGAAGACGAAGTCGATCCATCGATCGAGTTGATGAACTGGAACGGTGTTGAGTCAACAGACATTGCCGGCGGACGCTTTGTCGGGACCGTTGAGATTCACGGTGAACCGAGCAAAGGACAAAAAGTGTTCTTGCCCGCGGCGACTCGGTGGATTGAGTTGGCGGGTGAAGGCGTCGGAATCACGCCGCATGGATTGCTGGGGTACGGAGTGGATGTTCGTTGGCCTTGGGTGGCTGGAGTTCAAGAAAATCCTCCGGCCGAAGTGTTGGGTGAGGAGGATCGCGAAGCTTTGTTGCGTGTGGAATCTGAGTTTCAGTCGCAACTCAAAATGTTGACCGAAGGTTTGATGGATGGTGTGAAGACCAACGCCGAACGTGCGGATCGGGTCGCTCAGTTCTTCAAACGGAACTACGAGTACTCACTTGATCCGATCACCGTTCCACCGAAGGTCGATCCGTTGACTCACTTCATTCAAAGTCGGCATCCGGCTCACTGCGAGTTGTTTGCCAGCGCGACCGCGTTGATGTTGCGGACGGTAGGTGTTCCAACTCGTTACGTGACGGGCTACGTCATGGACGAACTGGACGATGCGGGGGAGGCGTATCTGGCTCGTAACCGAGACGCGCACGCTTGGGTAGAGTACTACGACGAGGACGCATCACGATGGTTGCCGGTCGAGTCGACGCCGGGGCGTTCTTATCTCTCCATGCAGCACCAGGAAGTGTCGCTGCCGGGTGCCGGTGGCGGCGGAAGCAATGAGCAAACCGAGGACGTTACACGAAGTTGGTTTGCTCCCATCTTGAGTTGGTGGGCGTCCATGCGAGCGACCGATACTCTGGTCACGTTGTTCCGTTGGTTGCAGGTGCCTTTGTTGATTTTCCTGGTCACGGTGTTGTGGCGACGAAACCGAACCAAGCCTGGTGACCAACGCAGTGTCCAGTTGGCTGCCGAACGTCGCCGGATGGACCGGCGCATTCGTCGGCTCGGTTGGGTGCGACGGCCGAGTGAAACCCTGCACACGTTTGCCAGCCGGTTGGAATTCGAAGCGATCGCAAGTCCAGCCGGAGAAGAGCTTTTGAAAGCCGCGAACTGGTATCGCGAACACGCGGTGGAGTGTTACCGCGGTGTTCCGATGACAACACCGCTCACTCGGCAGGACGTCTCAGTCGTTCAAACGTGA
- a CDS encoding DUF420 domain-containing protein has protein sequence MWDTLAANLPHLNAALNLIATILLALGLYYIKNGRAKIHKQMMLRAFGVSILFLLCYLFHKFALYQSTGEFNRRFPTDAPDAARYTYLSILIPHILLAIAVPFLALRAIYLAKNGRIVAHKKLVRIAYPIWMYVSVTGVLVYLMLYQLYA, from the coding sequence ATGTGGGATACTCTGGCGGCCAATTTGCCGCACCTCAACGCGGCTCTGAATTTGATCGCAACGATCTTGCTCGCCCTTGGCTTGTACTACATCAAGAATGGCCGAGCGAAGATTCACAAACAGATGATGCTGCGTGCGTTTGGCGTCAGCATTTTGTTCTTGCTGTGCTATCTGTTCCATAAATTCGCGTTGTATCAATCGACGGGTGAGTTCAACCGTCGATTTCCGACGGACGCGCCCGATGCCGCTCGATACACGTATTTGTCGATCTTGATCCCACACATTCTGCTTGCCATCGCGGTGCCGTTCCTTGCGTTGCGAGCGATTTACCTGGCCAAGAACGGTCGCATTGTGGCTCACAAAAAGCTGGTCCGAATTGCCTATCCCATTTGGATGTACGTTTCGGTCACGGGCGTTTTGGTCTATCTGATGCTCTACCAACTGTACGCGTGA
- a CDS encoding SCO family protein, producing MKIVTHVALILVAGVALGLIGRQMRHSTAPSDGPGPDEVIYGNDNAVVDNATLRPEDVANDTPSKPPEDAEWLSEFELLERSGEMVSTADLKGAPYVVSFFFSTCPSICVSQNQKLKELQDEFEGQGVRFVAISVDPENDTPEVLREYAARFGADPDQWLFLTGELNYIRRIGAEIFQQPVNKQFHTERFVLVDPDGKIEGFYNWPEKRQLEALKESIESMLQEEASSKKS from the coding sequence ATGAAAATAGTCACTCACGTCGCACTGATCCTCGTTGCCGGGGTTGCCCTTGGACTGATCGGTCGGCAAATGCGTCACTCGACCGCTCCCTCCGACGGCCCGGGGCCGGACGAAGTGATTTACGGCAACGACAACGCGGTGGTGGACAACGCGACGCTTCGCCCCGAGGACGTTGCCAACGACACTCCGTCCAAACCACCTGAAGATGCCGAATGGCTCAGCGAATTCGAGTTGCTTGAACGCAGTGGCGAAATGGTTTCGACCGCTGATCTGAAGGGGGCACCGTATGTGGTCAGTTTCTTCTTCAGCACTTGCCCGAGCATTTGTGTGTCTCAGAATCAAAAACTGAAAGAACTGCAGGACGAGTTTGAAGGTCAGGGCGTTCGCTTTGTCGCGATCTCGGTCGATCCTGAGAACGACACCCCCGAGGTCCTCCGCGAGTACGCCGCACGATTTGGAGCCGATCCAGACCAATGGTTGTTCTTGACTGGTGAGCTGAATTACATCCGCCGAATCGGTGCGGAGATCTTCCAGCAACCCGTCAACAAACAATTTCACACCGAGCGATTTGTCTTGGTCGATCCGGATGGAAAGATCGAGGGCTTCTACAACTGGCCTGAAAAACGTCAACTGGAAGCACTGAAAGAGAGCATCGAATCGATGCTCCAGGAAGAAGCCTCCTCGAAGAAGTCTTGA
- a CDS encoding GNAT family N-acetyltransferase, giving the protein MEFLEIEWCTPLYQEALDLRHRVLREPLGLRLTAEELDGEYADLHFGLRNGSENLVAVLSAKPLTSSAVKLRQMAVDPEKQGEGLGAKLLGEVESALEKKGYSQFQLNARETAIGFYEKAGYTAVGETFTEISLPHRKMVKPHVDV; this is encoded by the coding sequence TTGGAATTCCTCGAAATCGAATGGTGCACGCCGCTGTACCAGGAGGCATTGGATCTGAGGCATCGGGTGCTGCGCGAACCTTTGGGGCTCCGTCTGACGGCCGAGGAATTGGATGGCGAATACGCGGATTTGCACTTCGGATTGCGAAATGGATCTGAAAACCTGGTGGCCGTTTTGTCAGCAAAACCTCTGACATCCAGTGCTGTCAAATTGCGTCAAATGGCGGTTGATCCGGAAAAACAAGGCGAGGGACTCGGCGCGAAATTGCTTGGAGAGGTCGAGTCGGCATTGGAGAAAAAGGGCTACTCGCAATTCCAACTGAACGCTCGAGAAACTGCGATTGGTTTCTATGAAAAGGCGGGCTACACCGCTGTGGGAGAAACCTTCACTGAAATTTCTCTGCCGCATCGCAAGATGGTGAAGCCGCATGTCGACGTCTGA
- a CDS encoding DUF58 domain-containing protein, protein MKRDASASRKTHWSRRRLVLKALRWCNPIVWWLALRRSMTGGSVTLLLMGIVSLNIVWGYPWMGMFASCFAMFVVGWIVNRLMSPRLKVTLDVPLAVRAGESFVARISLIHEGRLPAMSLCAGLDHSRRKHGRRDIEMPLDASAMQWIPDIAPGATSTIEQSLTFLRRGVHEMPPVRVESLFPFHLFRSTQWLDSGESMVITPRRLDWDSEMAWQMIHASLRGLAVGLSQGDHQHYVGSREYRAGMPVRRWDFASWARLGKPILREFNSAAKQTVTVFIDTTPVESEVAVTPISRWRRYTDDEDASLERLLSIASAGLETLVGANVQVRLVVPWQAPSVIQSQERNGKLRSVLCEGASDPTPLLMALAEAEPVDASMAQDVLHAMPQAGGAFHGVVFSRREREAADLSHLPDLMWLNINEDSREGFGGTAVSTIDNDPAKVLA, encoded by the coding sequence ATGAAACGGGACGCCTCCGCATCGCGAAAAACGCATTGGTCACGACGTCGCTTGGTTTTAAAAGCTCTTCGATGGTGCAACCCCATCGTGTGGTGGCTGGCGTTGCGGCGAAGCATGACTGGCGGCTCGGTGACGTTGTTGTTGATGGGCATCGTGTCGCTGAACATCGTTTGGGGGTATCCCTGGATGGGCATGTTCGCCAGTTGCTTTGCAATGTTTGTGGTGGGTTGGATCGTCAACCGACTCATGTCGCCTCGTTTGAAAGTGACTTTGGATGTGCCATTGGCGGTGCGAGCCGGTGAAAGCTTTGTGGCCCGTATCTCATTGATCCACGAAGGTCGCTTGCCAGCGATGAGTCTGTGCGCGGGGCTGGATCACAGTCGCCGCAAGCATGGGCGACGAGACATCGAGATGCCGTTGGATGCGTCTGCGATGCAATGGATTCCTGACATTGCTCCGGGAGCAACATCGACGATTGAGCAATCGTTGACGTTTCTCAGGCGAGGTGTCCATGAAATGCCTCCGGTCCGAGTCGAGTCTTTGTTTCCTTTTCACTTGTTCCGATCGACCCAGTGGCTCGACAGTGGCGAGTCGATGGTCATCACGCCGCGACGACTGGATTGGGACAGCGAAATGGCTTGGCAAATGATTCACGCGAGCCTGCGTGGATTGGCCGTTGGTTTGTCGCAAGGTGACCACCAGCACTATGTCGGCAGCCGCGAATATCGCGCTGGCATGCCCGTGCGTCGGTGGGATTTCGCATCGTGGGCTCGCCTAGGCAAACCGATCTTGCGAGAGTTCAATTCCGCGGCAAAGCAGACCGTCACGGTATTCATCGACACCACGCCCGTTGAATCGGAAGTTGCGGTCACGCCGATCTCACGATGGCGTCGATACACGGATGACGAAGACGCCTCGCTGGAGCGTTTGTTGTCGATCGCTTCAGCAGGACTGGAGACTCTGGTCGGCGCGAACGTGCAAGTGCGTTTGGTTGTCCCATGGCAGGCACCCTCGGTGATTCAAAGCCAAGAGCGGAATGGAAAGTTGCGTTCGGTGTTGTGCGAGGGAGCTTCCGACCCGACGCCACTGCTGATGGCATTGGCCGAGGCGGAGCCGGTTGATGCTAGCATGGCACAAGACGTCTTGCATGCGATGCCGCAGGCGGGCGGCGCATTCCACGGGGTCGTGTTTTCGCGTCGCGAAAGAGAGGCGGCTGATCTGTCGCATTTGCCAGATTTGATGTGGTTGAACATCAACGAGGATTCGCGGGAAGGCTTTGGTGGCACGGCCGTTTCAACGATCGATAACGACCCGGCGAAGGTGCTGGCATGA